A stretch of the Musa acuminata AAA Group cultivar baxijiao chromosome BXJ2-7, Cavendish_Baxijiao_AAA, whole genome shotgun sequence genome encodes the following:
- the LOC103990874 gene encoding serine/threonine-protein kinase UCN has product MEEAVLDLDRLRAVRVLGRGAMGTVFLVRAADRDPAPSLLPALFALKVVDKRCASAKPDALRRARWELSLLSAFSQSDSRNHHPFLPSLLGSVDTPDLLAWALPYCSGGDLHALRRSLSPDDDAFSIAAIRFYLSEIIAALAHLHSLRIAYRDLKPENVLLQSSGHITLTDFDLSRYLPSRSSANLSPLRPPPPLPSDHNRRHRRSLARIFVFGTAEDHLKKNARSARVSPLSRRRTSSTSTSGGGDERSFSFVGTEEYVAPEVVRGDGHGFAVDWWALGILAYEMAYGRTPFRGRNRKETFRNVLTRPPQFSGQRRTDLTDLIERLLAKDPTQRLGHARGADEVKAHPFFEGVMWELLPEVSRPPFLAPVVDGEEGVGFDVRDYLRGVHQQQPAAASPSASSESFAES; this is encoded by the coding sequence ATGGAGGAGGCAGTGCTGGACCTCGACCGGCTCAGGGCAGTCCGCGTCCTGGGCCGCGGAGCCATGGGCACCGTCTTCCTCGTCAGGGCCGCCGACCGGGACCCGGCCCCGTCCCTCCTCCCCGCGCTCTTCGCTCTCAAGGTGGTCGACAAGCGGTGCGCCTCCGCCAAGCCCGACGCCCTCCGTCGTGCCCGCTGGGAGCTGTCCCTCCTCTCTGCCTTCTCTCAGTCTGACAGCCGCAACCACCACCCTTTCCTGCCCTCCCTTCTCGGCTCCGTGGATACGCCCGACCTCCTCGCGTGGGCACTTCCCTACTGCTCCGGCGGCGATCTCCACGCCCTCCGCCGCTCCCTCTCCCCTGACGACGACGCCTTCTCCATCGCCGCCATCCGGTTCTACCTCTCCGAGATCATCGCCGCCCTCGCCCACCTCCACTCCCTCCGCATCGCCTACCGTGACCTTAAACCCGAGAACGTCCTCCTCCAGTCCTCCGGCCACATTACCCTTACCGACTTCGACCTCTCCCGCTACCTCCCCTCGAGATCGTCCGCCAACCTCTCCCCTCTTCGTCCTCCGCCTCCACTCCCCTCTGATCACAACCGTCGCCACCGCCGGAGTCTTGCCCGGATCTTCGTCTTCGGCACCGCGGAAGACCACCTCAAGAAGAACGCCAGGTCGGCCAGGGTCTCGCCGCTGAGCCGCCGAAGGACGAGCTCTACCTCCACCTCAGGCGGAGGCGACGAGCGGTCGTTCTCCTTCGTAGGGACGGAGGAGTACGTGGCCCCGGAGGTTGTGCGCGGCGACGGGCACGGTTTCGCGGTGGACTGGTGGGCTCTGGGGATCCTGGCATACGAGATGGCGTACGGGAGGACGCCGTTCCGGGGGCGGAACCGGAAGGAGACGTTCCGCAACGTGCTCACGCGGCCGCCCCAGTTCTCCGGACAGCGGCGCACCGACCTCACCGATCTCATCGAGCGGCTCCTCGCCAAGGACCCGACCCAGCGTCTGGGGCACGCCAGGGGTGCCGATGAGGTGAAGGCGCACCCCTTCTTCGAGGGGGTGATGTGGGAGCTGCTCCCCGAGGTGTCGCGGCCGCCGTTCCTAGCGCCGGTGGTAGACGGCGAAGAAGGGGTGGGATTCGACGTCCGAGATTACTTAAGAGGAGTCCACCAACAACAACCAGCAGCAGCATCGCCGTCAGCGTCGTCGGAGTCGTTTGCCGAGTCTTGA
- the LOC135616555 gene encoding pentatricopeptide repeat-containing protein At2g03880, mitochondrial-like, whose protein sequence is MKAFSGCIPSKPLRPCLPPTSYRSVAALLLPASSFPLPNSSPPHPFVETFASLCHRGAFSDAIAAMGFLEVHGLRADPISYSNLIKLCIRNNAVDEGRLVHRHLSSDGDHPELFLSNTLMSMYTKFGLVDEARQLFDRMVERNVVSWTTMISVMTNLKRNEEALRLLISMQREGVAPNMYTFSAVLRACQTLASLWSVHCCIVKYGLESDVFVRSSLIDVYSKFGDLDYGYRVFKEMATRDLVVWNSIIGGFAQGGDGYKAINLFAQMKRAGFLANQGTLASVLRACTGMVLLEMGRQVHVHVLKHERDLILNNALLDMYCKCGSLEDADAVFQRMSERDVISWSTMISGLAQNGRSSDALKLFESMKILGPKPNYITIVGVLFACSHAGLVEDGWYYFRSMKKLFDIQPGREHYGCIVDLLGRAGKLEEALKFIQDMNFEPDTVIWRTLLGACRVHKNANLAAHAAKEILRLQPDDEGAYILLSNIYADSHRWNEVEQVRKSMRDRRVRKEPGRSWIEVGKKIHVFIVGDMSHPQADGIEKELSRLISRIANIGYVPDTDFVLHDVGKEQKEESLRYHSEKLAIAFGVLNSTRSKPIRIMKNLRICGDCHTFAKLVAKSEDMTIIIRDPVRFHHFQDGACSCGDYW, encoded by the coding sequence ATGAAAGCCTTCTCCGGATGCATACCATCGAAACCTCTCCGGCCTTGTCTCCCTCCTACTTCCTACCGCTCCGTCGCCGCTCTCCTCCTTCCCGCCTCTTCGTTTCCGCTCCCGAACTCCTCTCCGCCGCACCCATTCGTCGAAACCTTCGCCAGCCTATGCCACCGAGGCGCCTTCTCCGACGCCATCGCTGCCATGGGTTTCCTCGAGGTTCACGGCCTTCGCGCCGACCCCATCTCCTACTCAAACCTCATCAAGCTCTGCATCAGGAACAATGCCGTCGACGAAGGCCGGCTCGTCCACCGCCACCTCTCTTCGGACGGTGACCACCCTGAGCTGTTCCTCTCGAACACTTTGATGAGCATGTACACGAAATTTGGCCTCGTAGACGAGGCACGACAGCTGTTCGATAGAATGGTTGAGAGAAATGTAGTGTCCTGGACTACCATGATCTCCGTGATGACGAATCTCAAGCGGAATGAAGAAGCCTTAAGGCTTCTGATCTCTATGCAAAGGGAAGGGGTGGCTCCCAATATGTACACTTTCTCAGCTGTTCTCCGGGCCTGCCAAACATTGGCGTCCCTCTGGTCGGTTCATTGTTGCATTGTTAAGTATGGTTTGGAATCGGATGTCTTCGTCAGGAGCTCTCTCATTGATGTCTACTCGAAATTTGGTGATCTGGACTACGGATATCGGGTTTTTAAGGAGATGGCGACACGCGACTTGGTGGTTTGGAATTCCATTATCGGTGGCTTTGCGCAGGGCGGAGATGGATACAAGGCTATCAATCTATTTGCCCAGATGAAGAGGGCGGGCTTCTTGGCAAACCAAGGCACATTGGCCAGTGTTTTGAGAGCTTGCACCGGAATGGTGCTACTCGAGATGGGAAGGCAAGTTCATGTCCATGTGCTCAAGCATGAGAGGGATTTGATTTTGAACAATGCGCTGCTAGATATGTACTGCAAGTGTGGGAGCTTGGAGGACGCAGATGCCGTGTTCCAGAGGATGTCAGAGAGGGATGTGATCTCATGGAGCACGATGATCTCAGGCTTGGCACAGAATGGAAGAAGCAGTGACGCATTGAAGCTTTTCGAGTCCATGAAGATTTTGGGTCCTAAACCAAACTATATCACCATTGTGGGAGTTTTGTTTGCCTGTAGCCATGCTGGTCTTGTGGAAGATGGGTGGTACTACTTCAGGTCTATGAAGAAACTCTTCGATATACAGCCAGGAAGAGAGCACTATGGTTGCATTGTCGATCTACTTGGGAGAGCTGGGAAGCTCGAGGAAGCTCTCAAGTTTATCCAGGATATGAATTTTGAACCTGATACAGTCATCTGGAGAACACTTCTTGGAGCTTGCAGAGTTCACAAGAATGCAAATTTAGCAGCACATGCAGCTAAGGAGATTCTTAGATTACAACCAGATGATGAAGGGGCATATATACTCTTATCCAACATTTATGCTGATTCTCACCGATGGAATGAGGTGGAACAGGTGAGGAAATCCATGAGAGACCGTCGGGTGAGGAAGGAGCCAGGTCGCAGCTGGATTGAAGTGGGCAAAAAGATCCATGTCTTCATCGTTGGGGACATGTCACACCCACAAGCAGATGGCATTGAGAAAGAATTGAGCCGTTTGATCAGTAGAATAGCCAATATAGGATACGTGCCGGACACAGATTTTGTGTTGCATGATGTAGGAAAAGAGCAGAAGGAAGAATCACTACGGTACCACAGTGAGAAGCTAGCAATTGCATTTGGAGTGTTGAACTCAACCAGAAGTAAGCCGATCAGGATAATGAAGAACCTAAGGATATGTGGTGACTGTCACACCTTTGCTAAGCTCGTTGCTAAGTCTGAGGACATGACCATCATAATAAGGGACCCTGTTCGGTTTCACCATTTCCAGGATGGAGCTTGCTCATGTGGTGATTACTGGTAA
- the LOC135616554 gene encoding probable cellulose synthase A catalytic subunit 5 [UDP-forming], which translates to MEASAGLVAGSHNRNELVVIRRDGESAPKPLQQLSGQICQICGDDVGLTVDGDLFVACNECAFPICRTCYEYERREGNQVCPQCKTRFKRLKGCPRVAGDDEEDGVDDLENEFNFGGGHKQESQYMADAMLQGHMSYGRWGDINAPNMAHNAPQVPLLTNGEMVDDIPPEQHALVPSFMGGGGKRIHPLPFSDPALPVQPRSMDPSKDLAAYGYGSVAWKERMENWKQKQEKMHMTRNDGGGRDWDNDGDESDLPLMDEARQPLSRKLPISSSQINPYRMIIIIRLVVVGFFFHYRIMNPAVDAYPLWLISVICEIWFAMSWILDQFPKWLPIERETYLDRLSLRYEKEGQPSQLSPIDIYVSTVDPMKEPPLITANTVLSILAVDYPVEKVSCYVSDDGAAMLTFEALSETSEFAKKWVPFCKKFNVEPRAPEWYFQQKMDYLKDKVHPSFVKERRAMKREYEEFKVRINALVSKAQKVPEEGWTMQDGTLWPGNNVRDHPGMIQVFLGQSGGHDVEGNELPRLVYVSREKRPGFNHHKKAGAMNALVRVSAVLTNAPYLLNVDCDHYFNNSKAIREAMCFMMDPLVGKKVCYVQFPQRFDGIDRHDRYANRNIVFFDINMKGLDGIQGPIYVGTGCAFRRQALYGYSAPKSKKPPTRTCNCWPKWCCCACCCSGTRKKKTAKAKQEKKKNSSKRGDNEAPEFALESIEEGKQGNGSEKPHLMSEEKLEKRFGQSPVFVASTLLENGGTPKGATPASLLKEAIHVISCGYEDKTEWGKEIGWIYGSVTEDILTGFKMHCHGWRSIYCVPTRPAFKGSAPLNLSDRLHQVLRWALGSVEIFLSKHCPLWYGYGSGLKWLERMSYINATVYPWTSIPLLAYCTLPAVCLLTGKFITPELSNVASLWFLSLFICIFATSILEMRWSGVGIDDWWRNEQFWVIGGVSSHLFAVFQGLLKVLAGIDTNFTVTTKAGDDEEFSELYTFKWTTLLIPPTTLLIVNFIGVVAGVSNAINNGYESWGPLFGKLFFSFWVIVHLYPFLKGLVGRQNRTPTIVIVWSILLASIFSLLWVRIDPFLAKSDGPLLEECGLDCN; encoded by the exons ATGGAGGCGAGTGCTGGTCTGGTCGCCGGCTCTCACAACCGGAACGAGCTCGTCGTCATCCGCCGCGATGGAGAATCGGCG CCAAAGCCGCTCCAGCAGCTGAGCGGGCAAATCTGCCAGATCTGCGGTGATGACGTCGGCCTCACCGTCGATGGGGATCTCTTCGTCGCCTGCAACGAGTGCGCCTTCCCCATTTGCAGGACTTGCTACGAGTACGAGCGCCGGGAGGGCAACCAGGTTTGCCCCCAGTGCAAGACCAGGTTTAAACGGCTCAAGG GGTGTCCTCGTGTGGCTGGCGATGACGAAGAGGATGGCGTAGATGATCTTGAGAATGAGTTCAACTTTGGTGGGGGACACAAGCAGGAGTCACAGTACATGGCTGATGCTATGCTGCAGGGCCATATGAGCTATGGTAGATGGGGTGACATCAATGCGCCTAATATGGCTCATAATGCACCTCAAGTTCCTCTGCTCACCAATGGCGAGATG GTTGATGATATTCCTCCCGAACAGCATGCCCTCGTCCCTTCTTTCATGGGTGGCGGAGGGAAAAGGATCCATCCGCTTCCCTTTTCAGACCCCGCTCTTCCAG TGCAACCTAGATCAATGGACCCCTCCAAGGATCTTGCAGCTTATGGATATGGAAGTGTGGCATGGAAAGAACGAATGGAGAATTGGAAGCAGAAGCAAGAGAAAATGCACATGACTAGGAATGATGGTGGTGGTAGAGATTGGGATAATGATGGTGATGAATCTGATTTACCATT AATGGATGAAGCACGACAACCATTGTCAAGAAAGCTGCCAATATCTTCCAGCCAAATAAACCCATACAGAATGATCATCATAATTCGTCTGGTAGTTGTTGGATTTTTCTTCCATTATCGGATCATGAACCCTGCAGTTGATGCATATCCATTGTGGCTCATATCCGTCATTTGCGAAATCTGGTTTGCTATGTCATGGATTCTAGATCAGTTTCCCAAGTGGCTTCCAATTGAAAGGGAAACTTATCTCGACAGATTGTCATTAAG ATATGAAAAAGAAGGGCAGCCTTCTCAACTATCTCCGATAGACATATACGTGAGTACAGTTGATCCTATGAAGGAACCACCTTTGATCACTGCAAACACTGTTCTCTCAATTCTTGCTGTGGATTACCCTGTTGAAAAAGTTTCTTGCTATGTTTCTGATGATGGTGCTGCGATGTTAACATTTGAAGCATTATCAGAAACATCTGAATTTGCAAAGAAATGGGTTCCTTTTTGTAAGAAATTCAATGTTGAGCCCCGTGCACCAGAATGGTATTTTCAGCAAAAGATGGACTATTTAAAGGATAAGGTCCATCCTTCATTTGTTAAAGAAAGGAGAGCAATGAAG AGAGAATATGAGGAATTCAAGGTACGAATAAATGCATTAGTTTCAAAAGCACAAAAGGTACCAGAAGAAGGATGGACCATGCAAGATGGAACACTCTGGCCTGGAAACAATGTCCGTGATCATCCAGGGATGATTCAG GTCTTTTTGGGTCAAAGTGGTGGGCATGATGTGGAAGGAAATGAACTGCCACGCTTGGTTTATGTCTCTAGAGAAAAGAGGCCAGGTTTCAACCATCACAAAAAGGCTGGTGCTATGAATGCTTTG GTTAGAGTCTCTGCTGTACTTACAAATGCACCTTACTTGTTGAATGTGGATTGTGACCACTACTTCAATAATAGCAAGGCTATACGAGAGGCAATGTGCTTCATGATGGATCCACTTGTAGGAAAGAAAGTGTGCTATGTGCAGTTCCCGCAGAGGTTCGACGGTATTGATCGACATGATCGCTATGCTAATCGAAACATTGTGTTTTTTGAT ATCAATATGAAAGGTTTGGATGGAATTCAAGGACCCATTTATGTGGGCACTGGATGTGCTTTCAGAAGACAGGCGCTCTATGGATATAGTGCTCCGAAGTCAAAGAAGCCACCAACTAGGACTTGCAATTGTTGGCCTAAGTGGTGCTGTTGTGCGTGCTGTTGTTCTGGCACGAGGAAGAAGAAAACAGCAAAAGCTAagcaggaaaagaaaaagaatagttCCAAGAGAGGTGATAATGAAGCACCAGAATTTGCACTGGAGTCCATTGAAGAAGGAAAGCAAG GAAACGGGAGTGAAAAGCCACATCTGATGTCTGAAGAGAAGTTAGAAAAGAGATTTGGACAGTCTCCTGTTTTTGTCGCATCTACTCTCCTTGAGAATGGTGGAACACCAAAAGGTGCTACTCCAGCATCTCTTTTAAAGGAAGCTATCCATGTTATTAGCTGTGGCTATGAAGACAAGACAGAATGGGGAAAAGAG ATTGGATGGATCTATGGTTCAGTCACAGAAGATATATTGACAGGATTCAAAATGCATTGCCACGGGTGGAGATCCATATATTGTGTACCGACAAGGCCTGCATTCAAAGGTTCTGCACCTCTCAATCTCTCAGATCGTCTTCACCAGGTTCTTAGGTGGGCTCTTGGGTCCGTGGAAATTTTCTTGAGCAAACACTGCCCTCTCTGGTATGGATATGGAAGTGGGCTGAAATGGTTGGAACGGATGTCATACATTAATGCCACTGTTTATCCTTGGACATCAATTCCTCTTTTGGCCTACTGCACGTTGCCTGCTGTTTGCTTGCTCACTGGAAAATTTATTACCCCAGAG CTTAGCAACGTAGCAAGTCTTTGGTTCCTGTCGCTTTTCATCTGTATCTTTGCCACGAGCATTCTGGAAATGAGATGGAGTGGTGTCGGCATTGATGACTGGTGGAGAAATGAACAGTTTTGGGTTATTGGTGGTGTTTCCTCGCATCTGTTTGCTGTGTTTCAGGGGCTTTTAAAGGTCCTTGCAGGTATAGACACCAACTTCACTGTGACGACGAAGGCTGGTGACGATGAAGAGTTCTCCGAGTTGTACACATTCAAATGGACCACGCTGCTCATCCCTCCTACAACTTTGCTTATTGTGAACTTCATTGGTGTAGTAGCTGGTGTCTCTAACGCAATAAACAACGGATATGAATCATGGGGACCTCTGTTCGGGAAACTCTTTTTCTCCTTCTGGGTGATCGTCCACCTGTATCCTTTCCTCAAAGGTCTTGTTGGTCGACAGAACCGGACACCTACAATTGTCATTGTGTGGTCCATCCTCCTCGCATCAATTTTCTCTCTGCTGTGGGTGCGGATTGATCCGTTCTTGGCAAAGTCAGATGGGCCGCTCTTGGAGGAGTGTGGGTTGGACTGCAACTAA